One window of Cyanobacterium stanieri LEGE 03274 genomic DNA carries:
- a CDS encoding TrmH family RNA methyltransferase, with protein MLSSLKNPLIKEIRKLQRPAERHRQNLCLLEGTNLLDVASQVNYPLDTLLFTPIWQNKNYLLAQTLQNQAQRVEMVSDEVMKSLATTVNPDGVLATASRYHSKSKDPENIRLGVVLERLQDPGNLGTIIRSSVAMGVDMLWLSGDSVDLDNPKVMRASAGEWFRVKARAEDDLITLVQSYGQKGYQIIATSLEGNKTPWEVDFSLPTIFLMGNESRGLSPDLAALATEKVKIPLLNGVESLNVAIATSLFLMEYQRQQQKIYPH; from the coding sequence GTGTTAAGTAGTCTCAAAAATCCCCTTATTAAAGAAATACGCAAGTTACAACGCCCTGCCGAAAGACATCGTCAAAATCTTTGTTTATTGGAGGGGACAAATTTATTGGATGTGGCTTCTCAAGTTAATTACCCCCTAGATACCTTATTATTTACCCCTATCTGGCAAAATAAAAATTATCTTCTTGCCCAAACTTTACAGAATCAAGCCCAAAGGGTGGAGATGGTAAGTGATGAGGTGATGAAGTCTCTGGCAACCACGGTAAATCCTGATGGGGTATTGGCTACGGCTTCCCGATACCATAGCAAAAGTAAAGATCCTGAAAATATTAGGTTAGGGGTTGTATTAGAAAGATTACAAGATCCGGGTAATTTAGGCACTATTATAAGGTCTAGTGTTGCCATGGGGGTGGATATGTTGTGGTTGAGTGGGGATAGTGTGGATTTGGATAATCCTAAGGTGATGAGGGCTTCTGCGGGAGAGTGGTTTAGGGTTAAGGCGAGGGCGGAGGATGATTTAATAACTCTGGTGCAAAGTTATGGGCAAAAGGGTTATCAAATTATTGCGACTTCCTTGGAGGGGAATAAGACTCCTTGGGAAGTTGATTTTTCTTTACCGACAATTTTTTTAATGGGTAATGAGTCTCGGGGTTTGTCTCCTGATTTGGCTGCTTTGGCAACGGAGAAGGTTAAAATCCCTCTGCTTAATGGTGTGGAATCCCTCAACGTTGCGATCGCCACTAGCCTTTTTTTAATGGAGTATCAAAGACAACAACAAAAAATTTATCCACATTAG
- a CDS encoding MEKHLA domain-containing protein produces the protein MINIWQNQQIISWSQIILNSYQKLLNKELINRKGDELSEARNLFYAPMVVFSHNTLSDPLYNYGNEKGLILWDMTWEQLTKTPSRTTTELLLREERERLLQETNTKGYVTDYQGVRISRTGIQYHIKDITMWNLFDDSDNYCGQAATFSQWEKL, from the coding sequence ATGATCAATATTTGGCAAAATCAACAAATAATTAGCTGGAGTCAAATAATTCTTAATAGTTACCAAAAACTATTGAACAAAGAATTAATTAATAGAAAAGGAGATGAATTAAGCGAGGCAAGAAATCTTTTTTATGCCCCCATGGTGGTTTTTTCTCACAATACATTATCAGATCCTCTTTATAATTATGGCAACGAAAAAGGCTTAATTTTATGGGATATGACTTGGGAACAACTGACCAAAACTCCTTCACGCACTACTACAGAACTTTTATTAAGGGAAGAAAGGGAAAGACTTTTACAAGAAACCAATACTAAAGGTTATGTCACTGATTATCAGGGAGTCAGAATTTCTCGCACGGGAATTCAATATCATATCAAAGATATTACTATGTGGAATTTGTTTGATGATTCTGATAATTATTGTGGTCAAGCGGCGACTTTTTCTCAGTGGGAAAAACTGTAA
- a CDS encoding glycerol acyltransferase, protein MSDQQLGWSLDYRDPETIQKLMPFWDFLYKYYFQVKTDGWEYIPDSQVLFVGSHNGGLAAPDMTMMMYDWFKRFGVEKPVYGLMHPSAWKVYSAVIDLAAKCGAVVAHPKMAIRAIESGASVLVYPGGAEDVFRPYEERDKIKLVGRKAFIKLALKYSLPIVPLVSKGAHETLYVLTDLYQQAKSFHDLGWFEWILNLDPQTFPIYFGLPWGIALGPLPNIPLPNPIRTRVCPPIYFKYYGMDASKDKDYVNECYVIVEKSMQYQLDLLYQVENERFVRM, encoded by the coding sequence ATGTCAGATCAACAACTCGGCTGGTCTTTAGATTATAGAGATCCAGAAACTATTCAAAAATTAATGCCATTTTGGGATTTTTTATATAAGTATTATTTTCAGGTAAAAACCGATGGCTGGGAGTATATCCCCGATAGTCAAGTGTTGTTTGTGGGTTCGCACAATGGGGGTTTAGCGGCTCCTGACATGACCATGATGATGTATGACTGGTTTAAACGTTTTGGGGTAGAAAAGCCTGTATATGGACTGATGCACCCTAGTGCGTGGAAGGTTTATAGTGCGGTGATAGATTTGGCTGCAAAGTGTGGGGCTGTGGTTGCTCACCCGAAAATGGCCATAAGGGCGATCGAGTCTGGGGCAAGTGTTTTGGTGTATCCTGGGGGCGCTGAGGATGTATTTCGCCCCTATGAGGAAAGGGATAAAATTAAGTTGGTGGGTAGAAAGGCTTTTATCAAATTAGCCCTAAAGTATTCTTTACCCATTGTGCCATTGGTATCGAAGGGCGCCCATGAAACCTTATATGTATTGACGGATTTATATCAACAGGCGAAGTCTTTTCATGATTTGGGTTGGTTTGAATGGATTTTAAATCTTGATCCTCAAACGTTCCCTATTTATTTCGGTTTGCCTTGGGGTATTGCGTTGGGGCCTTTACCTAATATTCCGTTACCTAATCCTATTCGTACCCGTGTATGTCCTCCTATTTATTTTAAGTATTATGGTATGGATGCGAGTAAGGATAAAGATTATGTGAATGAATGTTATGTCATTGTGGAGAAGTCGATGCAGTATCAGTTGGATTTACTTTATCAGGTGGAAAATGAGCGGTTTGTTCGTATGTAA
- the mutS gene encoding DNA mismatch repair protein MutS, protein MTEIVTTKATRNAPHEDYRLINIKDLTPMYHHYVEVKEQYPNCLLLYRVGDFFECFFQDAVTIAQELELVITSKDAGQNVGRIAMTGVPHHALDRYARQLVEKGYGVVICDQVEDASKATAEKRLVKRAITKLLTPGTVTDDEMLPSRQNNFLAAVVVAKEHWGLAYADISTGEFFTTQNKDLTSLATELLRLQPAEVLFPVNAPDINSLLRPGQKSEHLPEFLPDCFCYTLRSQKTFDINEAKPKLLLEFKLKSLEGVGCEHLPLAIRAAGGLLDYVQDTQKANQVPLQLIRTYSIADFLMLDATSRRNLEITSTVRDNTFHGSLLWALDKTCTAMGARALRRWLLQPLLKKSAIIARQDTIAELIDNLPLREEMRSLFKSIYDLERITGRVGAGTANPKELLNLGDSLLKLTYLAELAEEGKSPYFQALQNVPSELEELGKKVVDSLVESPPHHVKEGGIIRDGVNEQLDGMRRLIDGDKEWLANLEVTERERIGVNNLKVGYNKTFGYYISMPRSKAEFAPENYQRKQTLLNEERYITAELKEKENRILNAKDDLAKFEYQIFVDLRSTVAQKTDEIRKVARAIAAMDVLSGLAELSVYQDYNRPEITEDRTIKIKNGRHPVVEKILGFGMFVPNSTSLGAEKIPDLIVLTGPNASGKSCYLRQVGLIQLMTQIGSFIPAESAKISICDRIFTRVGAVDDIATGQSTFMVEMNETANILNHATDKSLVLLDEIGRGTATFDGLSIAWAVAEYLAIEIQSRTIFATHYHELNELASILENVANYQVTVKELENEIIFLHEVKPGGADKSYGIEAGRLAGLPKVVISRAKQVMTQIEKHSKIAMGLRKNIKKLTPSNQENREEIMTQLDIFE, encoded by the coding sequence ATGACCGAAATTGTTACCACCAAAGCAACTAGAAATGCTCCCCACGAAGATTATCGATTGATAAATATTAAAGATTTAACACCCATGTATCATCATTATGTGGAGGTTAAGGAACAATATCCCAATTGTCTTTTACTATATAGGGTGGGAGACTTTTTTGAGTGCTTTTTTCAAGATGCGGTAACCATTGCCCAAGAGTTAGAATTAGTTATTACCAGTAAGGATGCGGGGCAGAATGTCGGCCGAATTGCCATGACTGGAGTACCCCATCATGCGCTTGATCGTTATGCTAGACAGTTGGTAGAAAAGGGTTATGGGGTGGTAATCTGTGATCAGGTGGAGGATGCTTCTAAGGCAACGGCGGAGAAAAGGTTAGTTAAACGGGCGATTACTAAGTTATTAACCCCTGGCACGGTGACGGATGATGAGATGTTACCCTCTCGGCAAAACAATTTTTTAGCTGCGGTGGTGGTGGCAAAAGAGCATTGGGGTTTGGCCTATGCAGATATATCTACGGGGGAGTTTTTTACTACTCAGAATAAAGATTTAACCAGTTTGGCGACGGAGTTGTTGAGGTTGCAACCTGCGGAGGTTTTATTTCCTGTGAATGCTCCTGATATTAATAGTTTATTGCGTCCGGGGCAAAAGTCGGAGCATCTGCCGGAGTTTCTTCCCGATTGTTTTTGTTATACGTTGCGATCGCAAAAAACCTTTGATATTAACGAAGCCAAACCCAAGTTATTACTAGAATTTAAATTAAAATCCCTTGAGGGGGTGGGTTGTGAACATTTACCCCTAGCCATTCGGGCGGCGGGAGGATTACTGGATTATGTGCAGGATACCCAAAAAGCGAATCAAGTACCTTTGCAACTTATTCGCACTTACAGTATTGCTGATTTTTTGATGCTGGATGCCACTTCACGGCGTAACCTCGAAATCACTTCTACGGTGCGAGATAACACTTTTCATGGTTCGTTATTGTGGGCTTTGGATAAGACTTGTACGGCGATGGGGGCAAGGGCTTTAAGACGGTGGTTATTGCAACCTTTACTCAAAAAGTCGGCTATTATTGCCCGTCAGGATACCATCGCCGAGTTAATTGATAATCTTCCTCTACGGGAAGAAATGAGGAGTTTATTTAAGAGTATTTACGATTTAGAAAGAATTACGGGCAGGGTTGGTGCTGGTACGGCAAATCCAAAGGAATTACTCAATTTAGGAGATTCTTTATTAAAATTGACCTATTTGGCGGAGTTGGCAGAGGAGGGTAAGTCACCTTATTTCCAAGCGTTGCAAAATGTGCCTTCTGAGTTGGAGGAGTTGGGTAAAAAGGTGGTGGATTCGTTGGTGGAGTCTCCCCCCCATCACGTGAAGGAAGGGGGTATTATCCGAGATGGGGTTAATGAGCAGTTGGATGGGATGCGCCGTTTAATTGATGGGGATAAGGAATGGTTGGCTAATCTTGAGGTGACGGAAAGGGAGCGCATAGGTGTTAATAATTTAAAGGTGGGTTATAACAAAACTTTCGGTTATTACATTAGTATGCCTCGTTCTAAGGCGGAATTTGCTCCCGAAAATTATCAGCGTAAACAAACTTTATTAAATGAGGAAAGATATATTACTGCTGAGTTAAAAGAAAAGGAAAATCGCATTTTAAATGCAAAAGATGACTTGGCAAAGTTTGAGTATCAAATTTTTGTGGATTTACGTTCTACGGTGGCACAAAAAACTGACGAAATAAGGAAAGTTGCAAGGGCGATCGCCGCTATGGATGTCTTAAGCGGACTGGCAGAACTATCAGTATATCAGGATTATAACCGTCCAGAAATTACGGAAGATCGTACCATCAAGATTAAAAATGGTCGTCATCCTGTGGTGGAAAAAATATTAGGTTTTGGAATGTTTGTGCCTAATTCTACTTCTTTAGGGGCAGAAAAAATACCTGATTTAATAGTATTAACTGGACCTAATGCTAGTGGGAAAAGTTGTTATTTACGTCAGGTGGGTTTGATCCAATTAATGACCCAAATTGGTAGTTTTATTCCTGCGGAAAGTGCAAAAATAAGTATATGCGATCGCATCTTCACCCGTGTAGGGGCGGTGGATGACATTGCCACAGGGCAATCTACTTTTATGGTAGAAATGAATGAAACCGCCAACATTCTCAACCACGCTACCGATAAATCTTTGGTATTACTGGATGAAATTGGTAGGGGTACAGCTACTTTTGACGGGTTATCCATCGCTTGGGCGGTAGCGGAATATCTCGCCATCGAAATCCAAAGCCGTACCATTTTTGCCACCCATTACCACGAGTTGAACGAGTTGGCTTCTATTTTGGAGAATGTGGCAAACTATCAGGTGACGGTAAAAGAATTAGAAAATGAAATAATTTTCCTTCATGAAGTCAAACCTGGGGGCGCTGATAAATCCTACGGTATCGAAGCTGGGAGATTAGCAGGTTTACCAAAAGTTGTCATTAGCCGTGCGAAACAGGTGATGACTCAAATTGAAAAACACAGTAAAATCGCTATGGGTTTGCGTAAAAATATCAAAAAGTTAACTCCTTCTAATCAAGAGAATAGAGAGGAAATTATGACTCAACTAGACATTTTTGAGTAG
- a CDS encoding DUF2237 family protein, which yields MTKSKNVLGKTLEICCQSPLTGFYRNGCCDTGAEDFGLHTVCAQVTAEFLEYSKNQGNDLITPMPMYNFPGLKPGDKWCLCVSRWQEALEAGVAPPIILDSTHEKTLKFVPLEVLQEHSI from the coding sequence ATGACAAAATCTAAAAATGTACTGGGAAAAACCCTAGAAATTTGCTGTCAATCCCCCCTCACAGGTTTTTATCGTAATGGTTGTTGTGATACAGGGGCTGAAGATTTTGGTTTACACACAGTTTGCGCCCAAGTAACTGCAGAATTTTTAGAATATAGTAAAAATCAAGGCAATGACTTAATAACCCCCATGCCCATGTATAACTTTCCCGGTTTAAAACCAGGAGATAAATGGTGTTTATGTGTATCCCGATGGCAAGAAGCCCTAGAAGCGGGGGTTGCACCACCAATTATTTTAGATTCTACCCATGAAAAAACTTTAAAATTTGTTCCCTTAGAAGTGTTACAAGAACATTCTATTTAA
- the moaA gene encoding GTP 3',8-cyclase MoaA: protein MNTIDYLRISLIDKCNFRCQYCMPEDQELNYLLQQDFLTKEELLTLVKKVFIPLGFTKFRLTGGEPLLRPDLVDIIQEINSFPATKDISLTTNGYLLAHQAQSLYNAGLKRINISLDSLDETTFDQIIGNHGKSRWQQTWLGIQKAYEVGFNPLKLNVVIIPGINDHEILDLAQLTIYKNWHVRFIEFMPIGNGELFNQKAWIPSAEIRQKIRERWGLEESNIKGNGPADVFKIPHGKGTLGFISQMSECFCDRCNRVRLSADGWLRPCLLNETGQLNLKEALREKESIDLIKKKVQDLLLLKPEINFKERYSGVKGSYDRTMSQIGG, encoded by the coding sequence ATGAATACCATTGATTACCTGAGAATTAGTTTAATTGATAAGTGCAATTTTCGCTGTCAATATTGTATGCCAGAAGATCAGGAATTAAATTATCTTTTACAACAGGATTTTTTGACAAAAGAGGAGTTATTAACTTTAGTAAAAAAGGTATTTATTCCTCTCGGTTTTACTAAATTTAGACTAACGGGGGGAGAGCCTTTATTACGTCCTGATTTGGTGGATATTATTCAAGAAATTAACTCTTTTCCTGCCACGAAGGATATATCTTTAACTACCAATGGATATTTATTAGCCCATCAGGCTCAATCTTTATATAATGCAGGATTAAAAAGAATTAATATCAGTTTAGATTCTCTTGATGAGACTACTTTTGATCAAATTATTGGTAATCATGGAAAAAGTCGATGGCAACAAACCTGGTTAGGTATTCAGAAAGCCTATGAAGTGGGTTTTAATCCTTTAAAATTAAATGTGGTGATAATTCCTGGCATAAATGATCATGAAATTTTAGATTTAGCCCAGTTAACAATCTACAAAAATTGGCACGTCAGATTTATTGAATTTATGCCCATTGGCAATGGTGAATTATTTAATCAAAAAGCATGGATTCCTTCGGCGGAAATTAGACAAAAAATTAGAGAAAGATGGGGTTTGGAGGAGAGTAATATTAAGGGTAATGGGCCAGCGGATGTGTTTAAAATTCCCCATGGAAAGGGTACTCTTGGCTTTATTTCTCAGATGTCGGAATGTTTTTGCGATCGCTGTAATCGGGTAAGATTATCTGCTGATGGTTGGTTACGTCCTTGTTTACTCAATGAGACAGGGCAATTAAATTTAAAAGAGGCTTTAAGGGAGAAAGAAAGTATTGATTTGATTAAAAAAAAGGTGCAAGATTTACTATTATTAAAACCTGAAATTAATTTTAAAGAAAGATATTCTGGGGTTAAGGGTAGTTACGATCGCACCATGTCACAAATCGGGGGCTAA
- a CDS encoding MlaD family protein, with product MAGSRLTREGSLGLFIILGFILFGGVIFFLRGTQFREQKYEVKLQFDNAGGLREGGRVLFRGVEVGTIESITPSNQGVEVITKVDQDLRIPKNVIAQTTQSGLLGEVIVTIEPQEQLSEAALEINPTSPECQQQQQLLCSGDSIPGEYSGDLIANMTRLSTVFSNPVFIDQLNDAIVNIAIASENVAQLSSELSSFTENAGDDINKLSSVADSIMTTSESFNNAATSATTQINRLADDFSQTSREINQLAQNTNQLINSNRANLNQTITTLADTSQEVATLIRNTNRVVTKVDQTVDSIDVPKFGADIEKTIANLEEVTSNLTALSQELNNPTNLVALQQTLDSARVTFANTAKITSDIDELTGDPQFRQNMRLLIDGLSNLVSYSDVLEQQIQLAQLLHRMEELHSLQTQNSDLTFTNHRLPKEISSNTNESFNNILNIKNVEDKGN from the coding sequence ATGGCAGGTTCGAGGTTAACGAGGGAAGGTTCTTTAGGTTTATTTATCATTTTAGGATTTATTTTATTTGGTGGTGTCATTTTTTTCCTCAGAGGTACTCAATTTCGTGAACAAAAATACGAGGTTAAATTACAATTTGACAATGCTGGAGGTTTGAGGGAAGGAGGTAGGGTTTTATTCCGAGGAGTAGAAGTTGGTACCATTGAATCTATTACCCCTAGTAATCAAGGGGTAGAAGTCATTACCAAAGTAGATCAAGATTTGAGAATACCGAAAAATGTCATCGCCCAAACCACCCAATCGGGTTTACTAGGGGAAGTTATTGTTACCATCGAACCTCAAGAGCAACTTAGCGAGGCTGCCTTAGAAATTAACCCCACTAGCCCGGAATGTCAGCAGCAACAACAACTCCTTTGCAGTGGAGATTCTATCCCAGGGGAGTATAGCGGTGATTTAATTGCCAATATGACAAGGCTTAGTACGGTATTTTCTAACCCTGTTTTTATAGATCAGCTTAATGATGCTATTGTTAACATTGCGATCGCCTCGGAAAATGTAGCCCAACTTAGTAGCGAGTTATCAAGTTTTACGGAAAATGCAGGGGACGACATCAATAAACTTTCTTCCGTGGCTGATAGTATTATGACAACCTCAGAATCTTTTAACAACGCCGCCACCAGCGCCACCACCCAAATTAATCGATTAGCTGATGATTTCAGCCAAACCAGTCGAGAAATAAATCAACTTGCCCAAAATACCAATCAACTTATTAACAGTAATCGGGCTAACCTTAATCAAACCATTACTACCCTCGCCGACACCAGCCAAGAAGTCGCCACCCTGATCAGAAATACTAATCGAGTGGTTACTAAAGTCGATCAAACCGTTGACAGTATTGATGTACCAAAATTCGGTGCAGACATTGAAAAGACTATCGCTAACCTAGAAGAAGTTACCAGCAATTTAACTGCCCTTTCCCAAGAATTAAATAACCCCACCAATCTTGTGGCACTGCAACAAACCCTTGATTCTGCAAGGGTAACCTTTGCTAACACCGCCAAAATTACCTCTGACATTGACGAATTAACGGGAGATCCTCAATTTCGGCAAAATATGCGTTTGCTCATCGATGGCTTAAGTAATCTTGTATCCTATAGCGATGTTTTAGAACAACAAATTCAACTAGCCCAACTGCTTCATCGCATGGAAGAATTACATTCTTTACAAACTCAAAATTCTGACTTAACCTTCACTAATCATAGACTACCCAAGGAGATTTCTTCTAATACCAATGAGTCTTTTAATAATATACTCAATATTAAAAATGTAGAGGACAAAGGTAATTAG
- a CDS encoding ABC transporter ATP-binding protein, which produces MTDKEPIIKLRGIKKSFGKNVILDGIDLDIYQSDALVIIGPSGTGKSTVLRIIAGLMAPDEGEIFVHGEKREGLIDDHDNSMAISMVFQQAALFDSLTVRENVGFFLYQHSHLSKKKIKDIVEQSLEMVGLPGKGDLYPAELSGGMRKRVSFARAVTFNPDNPLQCPEVILYDEPTAGLDPIASTVIEDLVTDLRASSEACKTYVMVSHQNSTIRRTGDRLVFLYNGKVKWQGKVREIDTTDNELVKQFFSAKREGPIQVV; this is translated from the coding sequence ATGACAGATAAAGAACCTATTATTAAACTACGAGGAATCAAAAAATCTTTCGGTAAAAATGTCATTTTAGATGGAATTGATCTTGATATTTACCAAAGTGATGCGTTGGTTATTATTGGGCCTAGCGGTACTGGAAAATCTACGGTTTTAAGAATTATTGCAGGATTAATGGCACCCGATGAAGGAGAAATATTTGTCCATGGAGAAAAAAGAGAAGGATTAATTGATGATCATGATAATTCTATGGCCATTAGTATGGTATTCCAACAGGCCGCCCTATTTGATTCTTTAACGGTGAGGGAAAATGTCGGATTTTTTCTTTATCAACATTCCCATTTATCAAAGAAGAAAATAAAAGATATTGTCGAGCAAAGTTTGGAAATGGTAGGGCTACCGGGGAAAGGGGATTTATATCCGGCCGAACTTTCGGGGGGTATGCGCAAACGGGTTAGTTTTGCCAGGGCCGTTACATTTAATCCAGATAATCCTTTACAGTGTCCCGAAGTTATATTATATGATGAGCCTACTGCCGGTTTAGATCCCATCGCCTCAACGGTAATTGAAGACTTAGTCACCGATTTAAGGGCTTCTAGTGAGGCTTGTAAAACCTATGTTATGGTCAGTCACCAGAATAGTACCATTAGGAGAACGGGCGATCGCCTCGTATTCTTGTATAATGGTAAAGTTAAATGGCAAGGCAAAGTTAGGGAAATTGATACTACTGACAATGAATTAGTCAAACAATTTTTCAGCGCAAAAAGAGAAGGTCCAATTCAAGTAGTTTAA